One part of the Malus sylvestris chromosome 2, drMalSylv7.2, whole genome shotgun sequence genome encodes these proteins:
- the LOC126590374 gene encoding uncharacterized protein LOC126590374 isoform X1 → MPKRHLSYSDVEETSENSSAESEDARKPINGGKNPAGAVSEYEKQRLSRIAENRARMEALGLPKIASSLMGSGPNAKKKKEQKKGKAKVLEDDEDYRPDEDHEGPSSSGSREEEAMEEDDDDDFVTVKTKSGSRGKKNKSSKSKKVLSRSTLSNDDCIDDDEALKHAISLSLQGSDVKNADVTGRKGNPQIQEDTGRRKRKNSFASRLQMTEDELILHFFQFDEKCDGGISIADIQRLATTHDFMWNKEELADMIHCFDSDGDGKLSLEEFRKIVVRCNMIKEPEQS, encoded by the exons ATGCCGAAACGCCATCTCTCCTACTCAGACGTCGAAGAAACCTCCGAGAACTCCAGCGCAGAGTCGGAGGACGCGAGAAAACCCATCAATGGCGGGAAAAACCCAGCGGGAGCAGTGTCGGAGTACGAGAAGCAGAGGCTATCGAGAATTGCAGAGAACAGGGCGAGAATGGAGGCTCTGGGTCTGCCTAAAATCGCTTCTTCTTTAATGGGTTCGGGCCCGAatgcgaagaagaagaaggagcagAAGAAGGGGAAAGCCAAGGTCTTGGAGGACGACGAGGACTATAGGCCTGACGAAGACCACGAGGGACCCAGTTCGTCTGGTAGCCGAGAGGAAGAAGCCATGGAGGAGGACGATGACGATGATTTTGTGACAGTAAAAACAAAATCTGGTTCGCGGGGAAAAAAG AATAAAAGTTCAAAATCTAAGAAGGTTCTTTCCCGAAGCACTTTGAGTAACGATGACTGCATCGATGATGATGAAGCATTGAAGCAT GCAATTTCTCTTTCATTACAAGGCtctgatgtgaaaaatgctgATGTTACGGGAAGAAAGGGAAACCCTCAGATACAGGAAGATACaggaaggaggaagaggaaaaaTTCG TTTGCTAGTCGGCTCCAGATGACAGAGGATGAGttgattttgcacttctttcAGTTTGATG AGAAATGTGATGGGGGAATCTCTATAGCAGATATACAAAGATTAGCAACTACCCATGATTTTATGTGGAATAAGGAGGAATTGGCGGACATGATTCACTGTTTTGATAGTGATGGCGATGGAAAG TTGAGTCTGGAGGAGTTTCGAAAGATTGTTGTTCGTTGCAACATGATCAAAGAGCCCGAGCAGTCTTGA
- the LOC126590374 gene encoding calmodulin-like protein 3 isoform X2, translating into MPKRHLSYSDVEETSENSSAESEDARKPINGGKNPAGAVSEYEKQRLSRIAENRARMEALGLPKIASSLMGSGPNAKKKKEQKKGKAKVLEDDEDYRPDEDHEGPSSSGSREEEAMEEDDDDDFVTVKTKSGSRGKKAISLSLQGSDVKNADVTGRKGNPQIQEDTGRRKRKNSFASRLQMTEDELILHFFQFDEKCDGGISIADIQRLATTHDFMWNKEELADMIHCFDSDGDGKLSLEEFRKIVVRCNMIKEPEQS; encoded by the exons ATGCCGAAACGCCATCTCTCCTACTCAGACGTCGAAGAAACCTCCGAGAACTCCAGCGCAGAGTCGGAGGACGCGAGAAAACCCATCAATGGCGGGAAAAACCCAGCGGGAGCAGTGTCGGAGTACGAGAAGCAGAGGCTATCGAGAATTGCAGAGAACAGGGCGAGAATGGAGGCTCTGGGTCTGCCTAAAATCGCTTCTTCTTTAATGGGTTCGGGCCCGAatgcgaagaagaagaaggagcagAAGAAGGGGAAAGCCAAGGTCTTGGAGGACGACGAGGACTATAGGCCTGACGAAGACCACGAGGGACCCAGTTCGTCTGGTAGCCGAGAGGAAGAAGCCATGGAGGAGGACGATGACGATGATTTTGTGACAGTAAAAACAAAATCTGGTTCGCGGGGAAAAAAG GCAATTTCTCTTTCATTACAAGGCtctgatgtgaaaaatgctgATGTTACGGGAAGAAAGGGAAACCCTCAGATACAGGAAGATACaggaaggaggaagaggaaaaaTTCG TTTGCTAGTCGGCTCCAGATGACAGAGGATGAGttgattttgcacttctttcAGTTTGATG AGAAATGTGATGGGGGAATCTCTATAGCAGATATACAAAGATTAGCAACTACCCATGATTTTATGTGGAATAAGGAGGAATTGGCGGACATGATTCACTGTTTTGATAGTGATGGCGATGGAAAG TTGAGTCTGGAGGAGTTTCGAAAGATTGTTGTTCGTTGCAACATGATCAAAGAGCCCGAGCAGTCTTGA
- the LOC126590384 gene encoding vesicle-associated protein 1-2-like, translated as MSTGELLRIEPQELQFPFELRKQISCSLQLSNKTNDYVAFKVKTTNPKKYCVRPNTGVVLPRSTSDVIVTMQAQKEAPSDMQCKDKFLLQSVVASPGTTTKDITAEMFNKESGHNVEECKLRVLYVAPPRPPSPVREGSEEGSSPRASVDNGSAAASEFKAASRAFSEQHEHQDNSSEARTLIARLTEEKISAIQQNNRLQQELDVLRRGANKSAGGIPFIYVLLVGLIGIILGYILKKT; from the exons ATGAGCACCGGCGAGCTTCTCAGGATCGAACCCCAAGAGCTCCAGTTCCCCT TTGAATTGAGGAAGCAGATCTCTtgctctctgcaactctccaACAAAACCAATGACTATGTGGCTTTCAAG GTAAAAACAACAAATCCCAAAAAGTATTGTGTTAGACCAAACACTGGGGTTGTTTTGCCAAGGTCCACTTCTGATGTTATAG TGACAATGCAAGCGCAAAAGGAGGCACCTTCGGATATGCAATGCAAGGACAAGTTCCTTCTTCAGAGTGTCGTTGCCAGCCCCGGGACTACCACAAAGGACATCACCGCAGAGATG TTCAATAAGGAATCGGGGCATAATGTTGAAGAGTGTAAATTGAGGGTTCTCTATGTTGCGCCGCCTCGGCCACCATCGCCGGTTCGCGAAGGTTCAGAGGAAGGTTCGTCACCCAGGGCTTCAGTGGACAACGGGAGTGCAGCAGCTTCTGAGTTCAAAGCT GCTTCAAGAGCTTTCTCTGAGCAACATGAGCATCAAGATAACTCGTCTGAG GCAAGGACATTAATTGCGAGGCTGACTGAGGAGAAAATTTCTGCCATTCAGCAAAATAACAGGCTTCAACAAGAACTG GATGTTTTGAGGCGCGGGGCCAACAAGAGTGCTGGTGGCATTCCATTTATCTATGTTCTTCTAGTTGGTTTGATTGGCATTATTTTGGGGTACATTCTGAAGAAGACATGA